Below is a window of Mycobacterium dioxanotrophicus DNA.
CGTCGTTGATCCACACGCCCCAGTGACCGCCCGAACCCCAGTCCCACCACACGACCGGCTGGCCCTGCCACGTCTGCGCCGGTTTGCGCGGCGCCGAGGCCGGTGCCTCGAGCGATGGCGGCGGTGCAGCAGGGTCGGCGCTCGCGGTGGCGGCGCCCAGACCGACTGCTGAGCCGGCGATCGCGCCGGCGACCGCGACGGCCGCCAGAGCGCTCTTGCTGGTGAGGATCATGTTTGCGTACCTCGGCGGTTGGGACTGAAGTCGGACACGTGAAGCTTAACCAATCTAAGCGATCGCGTGTCAGTCGAGTCGCCTTGGTAGCGGCGCGAAAAAAGATGACGAGAGATGTCGAGAACGTTGTCGCGGCTCCGTCCCAGACGTGAACAACCAACTAGGGTCGCTCACCGAGCGGACCAGAAACGGAGAATGTCATGGCCAAGTACCTGCTGCTCAAGCACTATCGCGGCGCGCCTGCTGCCGTCAACGATGTGCCGATGGATCAGTGGACGCCCGCCGAGATCGAGGCGCACATCGGCTATATGAACGATTTTGCGGCTCGGCTGCAGGAAAGCGGCGAATACGTCGACAGCCAGGCCCTCGCACCCGAGGGCGCCTGGGTGCAATACGGCGGCCAGGGCAAGCCGCCGGTGACCGACGGCCCGTTCGCCGAGACCAAGGACCTGATCGCGGGCTGGATGATCATCGACGTCGATTCGTATGACCGCGCAGTGGAGCTGGCCGGCGAGTTGTCCGCAGCGCCCGGCGCCGGAGGTGCGCCGATCCACGAATGGCTTGAGGTGCGGCCGTTTTTGACCCACACGCCGACCGTCACCGAGTAGCGGTCGGACGGCTTTGCGGTGGACGAGGCACAGCTCCGGGATCTGATCCCCGGTGTGCTCGCGGCGCTCGTCCACCGCGGCGCCGACTTCATCACAGCCGAGGACGCCGTCCAAGAGGCGCTCGTCAAAGCCGTTGAGACATGGCCGAATACGCCGCCGGACGATCCCAAGGGCTGGCTGATCACCACGGCGTGGCACCGTTTCCTCGATCTCGTCAGATCCGACACGGCACGACGCAACCGCGAGGACCGGCTGTCGGCCGAGCCGCCGCCTGGGCCCAGCAGCTCGACGGATGACACGCTGCAGTTGTATTTCCTGTGCGCGCACCCCAGTCTGACGCCGTCCTCGGCCGTCGCGCTCACACTGCGCGCGGTCGGTGGCCTGACCACCCGCCAGATCGCCCAGGCGTATTTCGTACCCGAAGCGACGATGGCTCAGCGGATCAGCCGCGCGAAGCGGACCGTGGGTGCCGCGCGATTCGACCGTCCCGGCGATCTGCACACGGTGTTGCGGGTGCTGTACCTGGTCTTCAACGAGGGGTACACCGGCGACGTCGATCTCGCCGTCGAGGCCATTCGACTGACGCGGCAGCTGACAGCGGCGACGGATGACCCCGAGGTCTCCGGCCTGCTCGCGCTGTTCCTGCTCCACCATGCACGACGCACGGCCAGGACCCGCCCGGACGGCAGCCTGGTGTCGCTGTCCGAGCAGGACCGCGGCCTGTGGGAGCGTGACCTCATCGCCGAGGGGGTCGCGGTGCTGCAGGCTGCGTTGGCGCGTGACCGACTGGGGGAGTACCAGGCGCAGGCGGCCATCGCGGCGCTGCATGCCGACGCGCAGACCGTCGAGGAGACCGACTGGGTGCAGATCGTCGAGTGGTACGACGAACTCGTCCGGCTCACCGACAGCCCGATCGTCCGGCTCAACCGCGCTGTCGCCGTCGGTGAGGCCGACGGACCACAGGCGGGTCTTGCGGCGCTGGCACAGCTCGATCCGACGTTGCCGAGGTACCCCGCGGCAGCCGCGTACCTGCACGAAAGATCCGGTGATATCGCCACGGCCGCAAGGCTTTACACCGAGGCTGCGACCCACGCGCAGAATCTGGCCGAGCGCAACCACCTCACGCTGCAGGCGGCAGTCTTGCGCCAGCGGCTCTCGTCCGGTGCCTGCTGAGGCTCCGATGAACGGCTGATCGAGTACGGAACGACGGCGAGCAGCGGGCCGGGCACATTCGCCGTGCGATAGGTGCGCCGCTCCGATGTGTGCGACGATGCCTTCTACGCTCGGCTCGTTCGTCATGAACTCCGGGGCCGCAACAGACTCCCACGGGGCAACAGAGAGGACCGCCGGATCGATGACCCAGCGCCGTGCCACGCTCTCCACCAGCACTGTGAAGTTCGCGATCGCAGGCGTGGCCGCGGTCGGTGCCGTTCTTGCCCCCGCCGCCCCGGCGTTGGCCGATCCGCCCGCTCCAGCTCCCACACCGGCTCCGGCCGATCCGGCCGCCGCGGCTCCCGGCCAGGTTGTCGTGACGAACGACGGCCCGGCGGGTCCGCCTGCCGCGCCGCCGGTCGGCCCGCCTCAGGTCCCTGAGATCGCGAATCCGGTCTATGGCTCCGGCCAGTACGGTTCGGGCCCGATCGGGTCGTTGCGAGATCTGTGGCACCAGGCTCGCGACCCGTACGCGTTCCAGGATCCCGACGTGGCCGGCGGCGTCGCGCCCCCGCCCGGCGCGGGGCCCGCACCGAAACTGCCGCCGGGATACGTGTCGATCAATGCGCCGGGCTCTGAGACCCCGGTGACCGCGCCTGCCCCGGGCAGTGCGCCTGCCGGTCCGGCCCTGCCGCCCGGGTACTACCCGTTGAACGGCCCGCCGCCGCCCGGATACCAGTTCAACAACGCACCGGGTGGTCAACCACAGCCGCCCGCGCCCGGGGAGCCTGTGACCCCCGCTCCGGCATCCTGACAAACACCTCATCGACGTTTTTTGCGCAGTGTCGGGCCGAGGGCCGTCGCGCCGCCGCTGCGGAGCCTGCTCGCCGGCCACGGGCGGCCGATGGCAAGTGTCCGGCGCTGTGTGTAACCCCTGGTTGAAGTTCACCGGCGTGAATCCGTTGGCGTCGGTGTAGGTCGGCGGCAACCAGCCCGGCTCGTTCGGGAGCACCGTGTCAGGCCGAACCGGGGGCCGCCCAGGCTTCGGATCTATGCGCAATGCGTGCCATCCCGCACTAGAACTGGGGCCGGAAGCGGGGGGCATGCCGCTCATCGGGTTGTTGCCATTGCTCAAGTAGGGAGCGAGCGGATCGTCATCGAACGGTTCGGGAACCGGGCTGCGGTTGAACCACAATAACCACAGCTACCTCACATATCACACCAGTAACACTATTCATTATTGCCACTATGGCAACTTTGAGACAATGCGTATCAAATCCACCATTTGTCACAGCTATTCGGTCAAATTGTGTGAGCGCGGATGGGTGCCGCCGCTGGTGTTGTCGATGTAGGTGACTTTCTGACCTGCGACGATGGGGTGAATCAGCTCTCACCAGTCCCATTTGGCACATAACTATTAAATAAACTCAAAGAAGACAATTAGACTCTCTAGCACGCCTGATTAACTTCTGCCCCGTTGGTAAACTCCGTATCACGATGGAGGGTGGGAAAAGCGTCTCGCCCTTGCCTTTAACGGCGTGCGCCTTGGCGCACGGCCCAATGAAGGGATCGACATGCTCGTGCGAAAGATCGTCACGGTGCTCGCGATCATCGGTGCGATGGCCGTGGCCCAAACCACCCTGCAAGTCCCGGCTGCCGACGCTGAACCCAACTGGGACGCGATGGCTCAATGCGAATCGGGCGGGAACTGGTCGGCTGACACCGGTAATGGCTTCTACGGAGGGTTGCAGTTCACCCCGGCCACATGGGCGGCCAACGGCGGGACGGGTTCGCCGGCTGCCGCCCCTCGCGCCGAGCAGATCCGGGTGGCGCGCAATGTGCTGCAGACGCAGGGACTCGGTGCCTGGCCGGTCTGTGGTGGACCGGTCGGGATGGCCTCGGGGACGTGCCGCTCGATGATGGCCTGGATACCCATCGGGCGTCTGCCGCGGTTGTGCACGCTGCTGCTCAACCCGTTCGGCTGAGCCCGCACCTACCCGGCGGGCTTGCGGGCCCGCAGGGTGTAGCTGAGCGGTGCCACGCCGGACCGCGTGGCGAGTGCCCATTCCCCGTTGGGGCGCAATGTCATCTGGCCCGGCAGTGCTTCCCAGGGCACGCTGTCGTGTTCGACGAACATCTCCAGCCGCAAGCCGGCATCCAGTACGGCGGTGATGATGTCACCGACTGAGTGGTTCCACTCGTAGGTCTTGGTCGCATGCAGCGTGGTGCTGGTCGGCACGTAGGTCGACGCGTCGTCCCATTCCATGGGGGTCTCGTGCTCGAAGTACGGAAACCGCAGATGCAGGTCATCATCCAGGGATTCGTCCATCGACCACAGGATCGGGTGCCCCTCGCGGATGTGGACGACCCCTTCCGGAGCGAGCAGCGAGGCCACTACATTCGCCCATTGGCCGACGTCGGGCAGCCAGCACAGCGCGCCCACGCCCGTGTAGACCAGATCGAAGCTTCCGGCAGGCAGGACGGACGTGGCATCGCGGACGTCTGCCTGGACGAAGTCGACGGTGTCGCCGGTCTCGGCCACGAGTCGTCGCGCCTCCTCGACCGAGCGCCCGGAGAAGTCCAGACCCGTCACCCTTGCGCCGAGCCGGGCGAGCGAGAGAGTGTCGGTGCCGATGTGGCACTGCAGATGTACCGCCCGGACGCCGTTGATGTCGCCGAGCCGGGGGAGATCGAACCGTACGACGTGGGACAGCGCTGACCGGTCTTCGATGAACTGCTGGACGCGGTATCCGGAACCGTCACGGGCAGCGTGCAGCCCGGCACGATCGTCCCAATTGGCACGGTTCGCGTCGAAGAAGTCGGTCATCATCCTCACAGCCGTCGGACATCGAGCGCGGTCTCGGTCACCGCGCGGTCGGATGCGTCAACGAAATATGCACCTGCCGAGGAGTTTTCGGCGACTGCTTCGGTGAGTTCGGTGCCGCGGTAGAGCAAGCCCGCACCGTCGTCGGTGGCGTACGCCGCCGGCAACACGTTGTCGCCGACGAGCTTGTGCAGCAAGGGGCGACGTTGATCCTCTGAGTCGTAATGCACGCCGTTGGCATACGGGACGAAGCCAAGGCCGTTGCCGAGAGGTTGTAGTTGCGGCCCGAACGAGTCTGTCGTGCCGCCGGTGTGCCAGCAGATCGAACCGGCCGATATGCCGGTCAGAACGACACCGGCCTGCCATGCGGTGTGTAGGGCGACGTCGACGCCGTGCAGTCGCCACATCGCGAGGAGCCCGGCGACGCTGCCACCGAACACCCACACGACATCGTGGGCAAGGAGATGTTCGGTGATGTCCTCGACATTGGGCATGGGGAACAGCGACACGTGTGAGGGGGTGAAGCCGCGAGCCTGTGCTGCCTCGGTGAGGTAGTGCAGGACAGCCTTGTCATCACCCATTGCCGTCGCCAAGAGGCAGAGGCGCGGGGAGCGACCGGTCACGCCGGACAATTCGACAGCGAAGTCGGTGAGGGCGGTGAAGGCGAACCGAGTTCGGCGGCCCGCTCCGATACCACCGCTCGTCGCCAGAATCGTCGGCACGTCTGCGGGCATAGCCCGACCGTAGGCGTTGTCTTCTCGTGTCGACAACCGCTTTTCCGTGCGCCTGATTTTTCGCTGAGAGTTTGGATTAGATAGCCCACCTCGACAAGTTAACGATATATCGTGATATTGACGCGATGCAGCGTTGAATCGAACAGGTGAAGACCTCACGAGAGGGAGGCAGACATGTTTCACGGTGGATTCCCCGGTGGATTCGGCTTCGGGGGAGCGGGTTTCGGGCCCTTCGGTGGAAGTTTCGGTGGGCCCGGCTTCGGTGAGCCCGGTTTCGGTGGCGGCTTCGGCGGGCCGGGATGGGGCGGCCCAGGTTTCGGCGGCCACGGGTTCGGCCGCGGCAAGTTCGCGGCGGCAGCGACGGCGGCTCTGCTGCTCGACGGTCCCGCCGACGCAGCGGAGATCACAAGGCGGGTTACCGAGGCGACCGACGGCGCTTTCACGCCGCCCGAAGGGGCCGCGGAGGTGGGCATCGGCTTGTTGGCGGGGCGGGGCGTGGTGACCGTCGACGACGGTGTCGCGACCCTGACTGAGTTCGGCGAGAACATCCTGGCCTGGCGAGGCATCAACAGCGATACCGCGCACGCGTTCCTGGCGCAGGCCTCGAAGTTCGCCGGTGTTCTCAAGCTGCGCAAGGAGTTGTTCGAGGTCGCCGGTCTGGCCCGAACGATCATGTGGACCGGGACGGACGAGCAGAGGGAGAAGCTTCAGGAGGCGAGGAACACGATCCTGGCCGCCGTCACCGACGCCAAGCGGTCGCTCTACGCGGCTCTCGCGCAGGGCTGAACTGACCCTGTTTCGGCGCGGTCGCCTTCTGCGTGGCCGAGCCGAATCCGGTTCTGTGGCTTAATGTTTGCGTCGCCGTGGAGGCGCTCGATCAGGTCCACTGGTCCCATGGCACGCTCCAGTCGCCGTTCTGCCACAGCTGCAACGGTTTTCCGCCGGTGTTCTTGACCTCGACGACATCGCCGGGCACCGAGAAGTTGTAGAACCAGGCGGCGTTGTCGTGGTTGAGGTTCAGGCAGCCGTGGCTGGTGTCGGTCTTTCCTTGTGCCCAGACCGTGGCTTCGAGCTCATGCAGGTACACGCCGTCCGAGCTGATCCGCACGGCGTAGTTGATCGACTCCTTGTACCCGAGGTGTGAGTTGATCGGCAGTCCGTAAGTGGACGAATCCATCACCACTGGGTTGCTCTTGTCCATGACGGTGTAAACCCCGGGCTGGGTCCAGAAGCTCAGCGTCTTGTCGCCCACCTTCTCGGTGCCGCCGCGTCCCATGGAGGTCGGCATGGTGCGCACCAGGGTGCCGCCGTCGTAGACGCTGACCTGCTTGGTCGCATCG
It encodes the following:
- a CDS encoding YciI family protein, with protein sequence MAKYLLLKHYRGAPAAVNDVPMDQWTPAEIEAHIGYMNDFAARLQESGEYVDSQALAPEGAWVQYGGQGKPPVTDGPFAETKDLIAGWMIIDVDSYDRAVELAGELSAAPGAGGAPIHEWLEVRPFLTHTPTVTE
- a CDS encoding Type 1 glutamine amidotransferase-like domain-containing protein → MPADVPTILATSGGIGAGRRTRFAFTALTDFAVELSGVTGRSPRLCLLATAMGDDKAVLHYLTEAAQARGFTPSHVSLFPMPNVEDITEHLLAHDVVWVFGGSVAGLLAMWRLHGVDVALHTAWQAGVVLTGISAGSICWHTGGTTDSFGPQLQPLGNGLGFVPYANGVHYDSEDQRRPLLHKLVGDNVLPAAYATDDGAGLLYRGTELTEAVAENSSAGAYFVDASDRAVTETALDVRRL
- a CDS encoding transglycosylase family protein, with the translated sequence MLVRKIVTVLAIIGAMAVAQTTLQVPAADAEPNWDAMAQCESGGNWSADTGNGFYGGLQFTPATWAANGGTGSPAAAPRAEQIRVARNVLQTQGLGAWPVCGGPVGMASGTCRSMMAWIPIGRLPRLCTLLLNPFG
- a CDS encoding class I SAM-dependent methyltransferase, with product MMTDFFDANRANWDDRAGLHAARDGSGYRVQQFIEDRSALSHVVRFDLPRLGDINGVRAVHLQCHIGTDTLSLARLGARVTGLDFSGRSVEEARRLVAETGDTVDFVQADVRDATSVLPAGSFDLVYTGVGALCWLPDVGQWANVVASLLAPEGVVHIREGHPILWSMDESLDDDLHLRFPYFEHETPMEWDDASTYVPTSTTLHATKTYEWNHSVGDIITAVLDAGLRLEMFVEHDSVPWEALPGQMTLRPNGEWALATRSGVAPLSYTLRARKPAG
- a CDS encoding RNA polymerase sigma factor; the encoded protein is MDEAQLRDLIPGVLAALVHRGADFITAEDAVQEALVKAVETWPNTPPDDPKGWLITTAWHRFLDLVRSDTARRNREDRLSAEPPPGPSSSTDDTLQLYFLCAHPSLTPSSAVALTLRAVGGLTTRQIAQAYFVPEATMAQRISRAKRTVGAARFDRPGDLHTVLRVLYLVFNEGYTGDVDLAVEAIRLTRQLTAATDDPEVSGLLALFLLHHARRTARTRPDGSLVSLSEQDRGLWERDLIAEGVAVLQAALARDRLGEYQAQAAIAALHADAQTVEETDWVQIVEWYDELVRLTDSPIVRLNRAVAVGEADGPQAGLAALAQLDPTLPRYPAAAAYLHERSGDIATAARLYTEAATHAQNLAERNHLTLQAAVLRQRLSSGAC